Proteins from a genomic interval of Actinoalloteichus hymeniacidonis:
- a CDS encoding allantoate amidohydrolase yields the protein MSGSQHATPPTPATATGLLAAIADVGADRRRGGFSRHGYDTAELDLRAWFVEQATRRDLDVRTDRNGNIWAWWGKPGPDAVITGSHLDSVPGGGAFDGPLGVVSSLAAVDELRAKGFTPTKPLAIVVFAEEEGGRFGIACLGSRLMAGTIDPAKAAALRDPDGVSLGEAMTAAGLDPSRLGRDDEALAQIGCFVELHVEQGRGLIDQAAPVGVASSILAHGRWRFTFTGEGNHAGATPIADRRDPMLPAAGLVLAARRIAAEVEGARATVGRLVPTPGGTNVIASSVDLWLDARAEDDARTKSVVERIREAAGEVAEAEGCAVRITEESYGDTVVFDSALRDDLAAALGGVPALPTGAGHDAGVLASQVPTAMLFVRNPTGVSHAPAEHAEPEDCEDGVQALTTVLEKLA from the coding sequence ATGTCCGGCTCGCAGCACGCCACGCCGCCGACCCCGGCCACCGCCACCGGTCTGCTGGCGGCCATCGCCGATGTCGGTGCCGACCGGCGCCGAGGCGGCTTCTCCCGACACGGTTACGACACCGCCGAACTCGACCTGCGGGCCTGGTTCGTCGAGCAGGCCACCCGCCGCGACCTCGACGTGCGGACCGACCGCAACGGCAACATCTGGGCCTGGTGGGGTAAGCCAGGGCCGGACGCGGTGATCACCGGCAGCCACCTGGACTCGGTGCCCGGCGGCGGTGCCTTCGACGGGCCGTTGGGGGTGGTCAGCTCGCTGGCCGCCGTCGACGAACTTCGTGCGAAGGGTTTCACCCCGACCAAGCCCTTGGCGATCGTGGTGTTCGCCGAGGAGGAGGGCGGCCGGTTCGGCATCGCCTGCCTGGGCTCACGATTGATGGCGGGCACCATCGACCCGGCGAAGGCCGCCGCCCTGCGTGATCCCGATGGTGTGAGCCTCGGCGAGGCGATGACCGCCGCCGGACTCGACCCGAGCCGACTCGGCCGGGATGACGAGGCCCTGGCGCAGATCGGCTGCTTCGTCGAACTCCACGTGGAACAGGGCCGAGGACTGATCGATCAGGCCGCGCCCGTCGGGGTGGCCTCCTCGATCCTGGCGCACGGCCGCTGGCGCTTCACCTTCACCGGCGAGGGCAACCACGCCGGAGCGACTCCGATCGCCGACCGTCGTGACCCGATGCTGCCCGCGGCCGGGTTGGTGTTGGCGGCCCGTCGGATCGCCGCCGAGGTCGAGGGCGCCCGAGCCACCGTCGGCAGGTTGGTGCCGACGCCCGGCGGCACCAATGTGATCGCGTCCTCGGTGGATCTGTGGCTGGATGCGCGTGCCGAGGACGACGCGCGCACGAAGTCCGTCGTAGAACGCATTCGCGAGGCGGCAGGCGAGGTCGCCGAGGCCGAGGGCTGCGCGGTGCGGATCACCGAGGAGTCCTATGGCGACACGGTCGTCTTCGACAGCGCCCTGCGGGACGATCTCGCGGCCGCGCTGGGCGGTGTCCCCGCCCTACCCACCGGGGCCGGGCACGACGCCGGAGTCCTGGCGTCGCAGGTGCCCACCGCTATGCTCTTCGTGCGCAACCCGACGGGGGTGAGTCATGCCCCCGCCGAACATGCTGAACCCGAGGACTGCGAGGACGGCGTGCAGGCACTGACCACTGTCCTGGAGAAGCTCGCGTGA
- a CDS encoding DUF6104 family protein, producing the protein MYFTDRGLEELEERRGDESVTLSWLADRMRAFVDNNPEFEDAVERLATFLARDDSDDED; encoded by the coding sequence ATGTACTTCACCGACCGAGGTCTCGAAGAGCTAGAGGAACGTCGTGGTGACGAGTCGGTCACCCTGTCCTGGCTCGCCGATCGGATGCGCGCCTTCGTGGACAACAATCCGGAGTTCGAGGACGCCGTCGAGCGCCTTGCCACCTTCCTGGCCCGCGACGACTCCGACGACGAGGACTGA
- the hutI gene encoding imidazolonepropionase: MTSTLITGIGELTTNDEELGRPADAALVLDGDRIAWIGAASAAPAADEILDVEGRAVLPGWVDSHTHLVFAGDRTAEFEARMAGAAYAAGGIAVTVEATRGATDAELAAGLRKHVDEAAAQGTTCVETKTGYGLTVADEVRAARIAAEVADEVTFLGAHLVPPGADAEDYLDEVCGPMLDAVAPYARWADVFCETGAFDETQSRRVLTAAAAKGLGLRVHGNQLGQGPGVRLAVELGAASVDHCTHLSDADIEALAGSATVATLLPACDLSTRQPLPPGRRLLDAGATVALASNCNPGSSYTSSMAFCVTTAVLQMGLSVEEAVRAATWGGARALRRETGDGAVGVLRPGARADVHVLDAPSATHLAYRPGVPLTHAVWRKGSRVR, from the coding sequence ATGACCAGCACCCTGATCACCGGTATCGGTGAGTTGACCACCAATGACGAGGAACTCGGCAGGCCTGCCGATGCGGCGCTGGTGCTCGACGGCGACCGCATTGCCTGGATCGGCGCGGCCTCGGCCGCTCCCGCCGCAGACGAGATCCTCGATGTCGAGGGCCGAGCGGTGCTGCCCGGCTGGGTGGACAGCCACACCCACCTGGTCTTCGCGGGCGATCGCACGGCGGAGTTCGAGGCCAGGATGGCGGGCGCGGCGTACGCGGCGGGCGGTATCGCCGTCACGGTCGAGGCGACCCGAGGCGCCACCGACGCGGAACTCGCCGCCGGACTACGCAAACACGTCGATGAGGCCGCCGCGCAGGGCACCACCTGCGTGGAGACCAAGACCGGCTACGGATTGACCGTGGCCGACGAGGTCCGGGCCGCCCGAATCGCAGCCGAGGTGGCCGACGAGGTCACCTTCCTCGGCGCGCACTTGGTGCCGCCGGGCGCCGATGCCGAGGATTATCTCGACGAGGTCTGCGGCCCGATGCTCGACGCGGTGGCGCCGTATGCCCGCTGGGCCGACGTGTTCTGCGAGACCGGGGCCTTCGACGAGACGCAGTCCCGCCGGGTGCTGACGGCGGCCGCCGCGAAGGGACTCGGCCTACGGGTGCACGGCAACCAACTCGGCCAGGGCCCGGGCGTGCGGCTCGCGGTGGAGTTGGGCGCGGCCAGCGTCGACCACTGCACTCATCTGTCCGACGCCGACATCGAGGCGCTGGCGGGTTCGGCGACGGTGGCGACCCTGCTGCCCGCCTGCGATCTGTCCACTCGGCAGCCGCTGCCGCCCGGCCGCCGACTGCTCGACGCGGGCGCCACGGTGGCCCTGGCCTCGAACTGCAACCCAGGCTCGTCGTATACCTCCTCGATGGCGTTCTGCGTGACCACGGCGGTGTTGCAGATGGGTCTGAGCGTTGAGGAGGCCGTGCGGGCGGCCACCTGGGGCGGCGCCCGAGCGTTGCGTCGGGAGACCGGCGACGGCGCGGTGGGTGTGCTGCGACCGGGCGCACGGGCCGACGTCCATGTGCTGGATGCGCCCTCGGCGACGCATTTGGCTTACCGGCCGGGGGTTCCGCTGACGCATGCGGTGTGGCGGAAGGGTTCGCGGGTGCGGTGA
- a CDS encoding serine hydrolase domain-containing protein has protein sequence MTAPTAVNRAGGNNVPDDVDARLARVLQGLVAQRGVHHANIAITSGDGEQRWSAAASRSDDQRLRPETPFFIASITKRFVITLVLQAYERGELDLAAPINDYLSTDVITGIHVLRGIDRTSEITVRHLATHTSGLPDHFEKRRDGPSRYESLAAGRDSAWTFEDTMRVTREQQRPYFEPQDLTAPRQKARYSDTGFQLLIRILETVTDRSFADLLTERILDPLGLRHTWHPRHHPADPATAAPTPLYAKQRRLTLTSLIESSNDLFSTTADLLTFQRALLGGALFQDARTSEVLTERRNRLRNIPILRYGMGTMFFQVSRLVSPTRRPLTLVGHSGATGTWLFHCPELDLHLVGTVDQAKGQAIPFQAMARLLSGWRRSDRGRFL, from the coding sequence GTGACAGCACCGACCGCCGTGAACCGTGCCGGCGGCAACAACGTTCCCGACGACGTCGACGCCCGATTGGCGAGGGTGCTGCAAGGCCTCGTCGCGCAACGCGGCGTGCACCACGCCAATATCGCCATCACCAGCGGTGACGGTGAGCAACGCTGGTCCGCCGCCGCCAGTCGTTCCGACGATCAGCGCCTTCGACCCGAGACCCCGTTCTTCATCGCGAGCATCACCAAACGGTTCGTCATCACGCTGGTGTTGCAAGCCTACGAGCGCGGCGAACTCGACCTGGCCGCGCCGATCAACGACTACCTGTCCACGGACGTGATCACCGGAATCCATGTCCTGCGCGGGATCGACCGAACGTCCGAGATCACGGTGCGCCACCTGGCGACTCACACCTCGGGGCTGCCCGACCACTTCGAGAAACGCCGGGACGGGCCGAGCCGGTACGAGTCCCTCGCCGCCGGTCGGGATTCGGCGTGGACCTTCGAGGACACGATGCGCGTGACTCGCGAGCAGCAACGCCCCTACTTCGAGCCGCAGGACCTCACCGCACCTCGACAGAAGGCTCGCTACTCCGACACCGGCTTCCAGTTGCTGATCCGCATTCTGGAGACGGTGACCGATCGGTCCTTCGCCGACCTGCTGACCGAACGAATCCTCGACCCGCTGGGCCTGCGGCACACCTGGCATCCCCGGCATCACCCGGCGGATCCGGCGACCGCCGCACCCACACCGCTCTATGCGAAACAGCGCCGCCTGACGCTGACCTCGCTGATCGAGTCCTCCAACGACCTGTTCAGCACCACCGCCGATCTACTCACCTTTCAGCGAGCGCTACTCGGCGGTGCGCTCTTCCAGGACGCCCGCACGTCGGAGGTGCTCACCGAGCGACGCAACCGGCTCCGCAACATCCCCATCCTCCGGTACGGAATGGGCACCATGTTCTTCCAGGTCAGCCGCCTCGTGTCGCCGACGCGCCGACCTCTCACACTCGTCGGGCACTCGGGAGCGACCGGGACCTGGCTCTTCCACTGTCCGGAACTCGACCTACACCTGGTCGGTACCGTCGATCAAGCCAAGGGGCAGGCCATCCCCTTCCAGGCGATGGCGCGGTTGCTGTCGGGCTGGCGGCGTTCGGACCGAGGCCGATTCTTATGA
- a CDS encoding PadR family transcriptional regulator: MAHVILGLLLIAPQSYYDLIKGFESGVALFYSASSGSIKRALDALLAQERIEVASVEAGGRGRKVYRVTDAGSAEFRAWMTADLAKADLETAALSRLYFLGLLEPADRLPVLRRITARIETDLAVLSDLDKQLDALDLPAERRDLVTHQRATLDYGIASHRFMLDWFRDHIDRQEPPIR; this comes from the coding sequence ATGGCCCATGTGATCCTCGGTCTGCTTCTGATCGCGCCGCAGAGCTACTACGACCTCATCAAGGGGTTCGAGTCCGGCGTCGCGCTCTTCTACAGCGCCAGTTCCGGCAGCATCAAACGCGCGCTGGACGCCCTGCTCGCGCAGGAACGCATCGAGGTCGCGAGCGTCGAAGCAGGCGGCCGAGGTCGGAAGGTGTACCGGGTGACCGACGCAGGCAGTGCGGAGTTCCGCGCCTGGATGACAGCGGACCTGGCGAAAGCCGATCTGGAGACGGCAGCACTGTCCAGACTCTATTTCCTCGGCCTGCTGGAACCCGCCGACCGTCTGCCGGTGCTCCGACGCATCACCGCGCGTATCGAGACCGACCTCGCCGTGCTCTCGGACCTCGACAAGCAACTCGATGCGCTGGACCTGCCTGCCGAGCGCCGCGACCTCGTCACCCACCAGCGTGCGACGCTCGACTACGGCATCGCCTCACACCGCTTCATGCTCGATTGGTTCCGCGATCACATCGACCGGCAGGAACCGCCGATCCGCTGA
- a CDS encoding C45 family autoproteolytic acyltransferase/hydolase, giving the protein MDVLVYQSPDERLAVRHVRIRGRNEEIGESLACIARSRHRVAAQDLLLPDGVAEGRREWAVRHYPELVARGIGIARGFGLDPADPTVDALGIGYNIQLPMPPQMVGCSVLTAPTVDAGMVVQRNFDFGFLSLPDAVFGPGSHPEAPAMLSEPYLMEIHPTDGGMRTLFMCAFDLCNGVIDGMNEAGLVVSLMQLIDRSAATFSPPETAPGLNELEVLRFILDRCRTVEDAQRVFNEQKIYQSWMPCHYIIADANGIVMMAEPGDDNTMRTVVKRDGSMRSTNHSLLRPVPESWENDPEMRGSIERLQRMDAHVIGEPGQPFTTVRLAHIADQVAVNTRWPESGTVLGGTLWSASYRPRDRALAIRFWSGPETGGSGPNLSPEMQFQLDPTA; this is encoded by the coding sequence ATGGACGTGCTGGTTTATCAATCGCCGGACGAGCGTTTAGCAGTCCGCCATGTACGTATCCGTGGACGCAACGAGGAAATCGGGGAATCACTTGCCTGTATTGCTCGGTCCCGGCATCGGGTAGCGGCACAAGACCTGCTGTTACCCGACGGCGTGGCTGAAGGCCGTCGAGAGTGGGCTGTTCGGCACTACCCGGAGCTGGTGGCACGCGGCATCGGGATCGCGCGCGGATTCGGGTTGGACCCGGCAGACCCGACGGTGGATGCGCTCGGCATCGGATACAACATCCAATTGCCTATGCCGCCTCAGATGGTGGGTTGCTCGGTGCTCACCGCGCCGACCGTGGATGCCGGCATGGTGGTGCAGCGAAACTTCGACTTCGGCTTCCTCTCGTTGCCGGACGCAGTCTTCGGACCCGGTTCTCATCCCGAGGCGCCCGCAATGCTGAGCGAGCCGTATCTGATGGAGATCCATCCCACCGATGGAGGGATGCGGACGCTGTTCATGTGCGCCTTCGACCTCTGCAACGGAGTGATCGATGGCATGAACGAGGCCGGTCTCGTTGTATCGCTGATGCAGCTCATCGATCGTAGTGCCGCGACTTTCAGCCCGCCGGAGACCGCACCGGGGTTGAACGAATTGGAGGTGCTCCGGTTCATTCTGGACCGCTGCCGCACCGTCGAGGACGCCCAACGTGTCTTCAACGAGCAGAAGATATATCAGTCCTGGATGCCCTGTCATTACATCATCGCCGATGCCAATGGCATCGTGATGATGGCTGAGCCCGGAGACGACAACACGATGCGCACCGTGGTGAAGCGCGACGGATCGATGCGATCCACCAACCACAGCCTGCTCCGACCGGTCCCGGAATCATGGGAGAACGACCCAGAAATGCGGGGGTCCATCGAACGCCTACAGCGAATGGACGCTCACGTCATAGGTGAGCCTGGACAGCCATTCACCACCGTCCGCCTCGCACACATCGCCGACCAGGTCGCCGTCAACACCCGATGGCCAGAATCCGGTACGGTACTCGGCGGAACTCTTTGGTCGGCTTCGTATCGACCACGAGATCGTGCGCTCGCGATCCGATTCTGGTCGGGACCCGAGACCGGCGGAAGCGGACCAAACCTGTCACCCGAGATGCAATTCCAGCTTGACCCGACTGCATGA
- a CDS encoding formimidoylglutamate deiminase: MRYWAPYALVGGESPRVEWGVLLEVADGRFHTVRPGVAAPPDAVRLSGLAIPGLANAHSHAFHRALRGRTHVGGGTFWTWRKQMYALAERLNPDSYYRLARAVYGEMVLAGITSVGEFHYLHHEIGGIRYDDPNEMGLALVAAARDAGLRITLLDTCYLAGGFGKPLEGVQLRFGDVDADGWAVRAEALLAQLTDRPGVDPYRVRVGAAVHSVRGVPAEALGVVAGWSQRFRAPLHVHLSEQRAENEACQAAHGVTPTQLLADHGVLGELTTAVHATHLNVPDIGLLGASHTGVCLCPTTEQDLADGIGLGRNLLDAGSPLSLGTDGHSMIDIFAEAKAMEMHERLRTETRGHFSAEELWTAATSTGHASLGWGSTGVIESGARADLVTLDLDGVHLAGIEPTAAIFAATAADVRDVIIEGTSVVQNRVHGTLGDPGALLRDAIEELRR, encoded by the coding sequence ATGCGTTATTGGGCGCCTTACGCACTGGTCGGCGGCGAATCCCCGCGCGTGGAGTGGGGAGTCCTGCTGGAGGTCGCCGACGGCCGATTCCACACGGTCCGCCCCGGGGTCGCGGCCCCGCCGGACGCGGTCCGACTCAGCGGTCTGGCGATCCCCGGACTGGCCAACGCCCATTCACACGCCTTCCATCGTGCGTTGCGCGGACGGACCCACGTGGGCGGCGGAACGTTCTGGACCTGGCGCAAACAGATGTACGCGCTGGCGGAACGGCTCAACCCGGACAGTTACTACCGGTTGGCGCGCGCCGTCTACGGCGAGATGGTGCTCGCGGGCATCACCAGCGTCGGCGAGTTCCACTACCTGCACCACGAGATCGGCGGCATCCGCTACGACGACCCCAACGAGATGGGGCTGGCATTGGTCGCCGCCGCCAGGGACGCGGGACTGCGGATCACCCTGCTCGACACCTGCTATCTGGCCGGTGGTTTCGGGAAACCGCTGGAGGGCGTGCAGCTGCGCTTCGGCGATGTCGACGCCGACGGCTGGGCGGTGCGGGCCGAGGCACTGCTGGCTCAGCTGACCGATCGGCCCGGCGTCGACCCGTATCGGGTGCGGGTCGGTGCGGCCGTGCATTCGGTGCGGGGCGTGCCCGCCGAGGCCCTGGGCGTGGTGGCGGGTTGGTCGCAGCGCTTCCGCGCCCCGTTACACGTCCACCTGTCCGAGCAGCGGGCCGAGAACGAGGCCTGCCAGGCCGCACACGGCGTGACCCCAACCCAGTTGCTGGCCGATCACGGCGTGCTCGGCGAGCTGACGACCGCCGTCCACGCCACGCACCTCAACGTTCCCGATATCGGCCTGCTGGGCGCGAGCCACACCGGGGTCTGTCTGTGCCCCACGACCGAGCAGGACTTGGCCGACGGCATCGGCTTGGGCCGCAATCTGCTCGACGCCGGTTCGCCGCTGTCCCTGGGCACCGACGGCCACTCGATGATCGACATCTTCGCCGAGGCCAAGGCGATGGAGATGCACGAGCGGCTGCGCACCGAGACCCGAGGACATTTCAGCGCCGAGGAACTGTGGACGGCCGCCACCTCGACCGGACACGCCTCTCTCGGCTGGGGTTCCACCGGCGTGATCGAGTCGGGCGCGCGCGCCGACCTGGTGACCCTGGACCTCGACGGCGTCCATCTGGCCGGTATCGAACCGACGGCGGCGATCTTCGCGGCGACGGCGGCCGATGTCCGAGACGTGATCATCGAGGGAACGTCGGTCGTGCAGAACCGCGTTCATGGCACCTTGGGCGATCCGGGCGCGCTGCTGCGCGACGCCATCGAGGAGTTGCGCCGATGA